The following are encoded in a window of Ruminiclostridium herbifermentans genomic DNA:
- the mnmG gene encoding tRNA uridine-5-carboxymethylaminomethyl(34) synthesis enzyme MnmG gives MDYFAGSYDVVVVGAGHAGCEAALASARLGCKTIIFSINLDSIANMPCNPNIGGTAKGHLVREIDALGGEMGKNTDKTFIQSKILNYSKGPAVYSLRAQVDRRQYQMEMKHTLELQENLDVRQAEIVEIITDESKTKVKGVKTHTGAIFECKAIILTTGTYLMGRIIIGDVSYSGGPDGLFPANRLSESLLALNIKLLRFKTGTPARLNRRSIDFSKMVEQKGDDEIIPFSFENESIEKEQVSCWLTYTNNETHEVIRNNLHRSPLYSGNITGIGPRYCPSIEDKIVRFADKERHQVFVEPMGLDTEEMYLQGMSSSLPEDVQIEFMKTIPGLEEVKVMRSAYAIEYDGIDATELKLSLEHKKIDGLFSAGQINGSSGYEEAAAQGIIAGINAAMKLKGKNPIILDRSQAYIGVLIDDLVTKGTKEPYRMMTSRAEYRLLLRQDNADLRLTPIGREIGLISEERYNKFLQKKELVEKEIERIETTYLPPSEKVLKYLESRNSTAIKSGINLAELLRRPEISYESLSEVCELPNLSRSVKEQVEIQIKYEGYIKRQIQQVEQFKKLEDRKIPEDIDYSIIKNLRLEAKQKLSQIKPDSIGQASRITGVSPADITALLIYLEQMNRTSN, from the coding sequence ATGGATTATTTCGCAGGAAGTTATGATGTAGTTGTTGTTGGCGCGGGACATGCAGGCTGTGAGGCAGCATTGGCATCAGCAAGATTAGGCTGCAAAACAATTATTTTTTCAATAAATTTGGACAGTATAGCAAATATGCCGTGTAATCCCAATATTGGTGGTACTGCTAAAGGTCATCTTGTAAGAGAGATTGATGCTTTAGGTGGTGAAATGGGAAAGAATACTGATAAGACTTTTATTCAGTCAAAAATACTTAATTATTCAAAAGGTCCGGCAGTTTATTCTTTGAGAGCTCAAGTTGATAGACGACAATATCAAATGGAAATGAAGCATACATTAGAATTGCAAGAGAACCTTGATGTAAGGCAGGCAGAAATTGTTGAAATAATCACTGATGAATCTAAGACAAAAGTTAAAGGTGTGAAAACTCATACTGGAGCTATCTTTGAGTGCAAGGCCATTATTTTAACAACTGGAACATACTTAATGGGACGAATAATAATTGGAGATGTTAGCTATAGTGGAGGTCCAGATGGACTTTTTCCAGCAAACAGGCTTTCTGAGAGTCTATTAGCTCTAAATATTAAATTATTGAGATTTAAGACTGGTACACCAGCTAGACTTAATAGAAGGAGCATTGACTTTTCAAAAATGGTTGAGCAAAAAGGAGACGATGAAATTATTCCATTTTCTTTTGAGAATGAAAGTATTGAGAAAGAACAGGTATCTTGTTGGCTAACGTATACAAACAATGAAACTCATGAAGTTATAAGAAATAATCTACATCGTTCACCTCTTTATAGTGGAAATATTACGGGAATTGGCCCTAGATATTGCCCTTCAATTGAGGATAAAATTGTAAGATTTGCTGATAAGGAAAGACATCAAGTTTTTGTAGAACCAATGGGACTTGATACTGAAGAGATGTATTTACAAGGCATGTCAAGCAGTCTGCCAGAGGACGTACAGATAGAGTTTATGAAAACAATACCTGGTTTAGAAGAAGTTAAGGTAATGAGAAGCGCATATGCAATTGAATATGATGGTATTGATGCTACTGAGTTGAAACTGTCACTTGAGCATAAAAAAATAGATGGTTTATTTTCAGCTGGTCAAATAAATGGCAGCTCCGGATATGAAGAAGCTGCTGCTCAGGGGATAATTGCGGGAATAAATGCTGCAATGAAGCTAAAAGGGAAAAATCCTATTATTTTAGACAGATCCCAAGCATATATTGGGGTATTAATAGATGATCTTGTTACAAAAGGAACAAAAGAACCATATAGAATGATGACATCAAGGGCTGAATACAGGTTGCTTTTAAGGCAGGATAATGCAGATTTAAGATTAACTCCAATTGGCAGAGAAATTGGTCTTATTAGTGAGGAACGTTATAATAAATTCTTACAAAAAAAAGAACTTGTTGAGAAAGAAATTGAAAGAATTGAAACTACTTATTTACCTCCAAGTGAAAAGGTACTAAAATATCTTGAAAGTAGAAATAGTACAGCAATAAAAAGTGGAATAAATCTTGCAGAATTGCTTAGAAGACCTGAAATAAGCTACGAAAGTTTATCAGAGGTATGTGAACTTCCAAATTTATCAAGATCAGTAAAAGAGCAAGTTGAAATACAAATAAAATACGAAGGTTATATAAAAAGACAAATTCAACAGGTAGAACAGTTTAAGAAGCTGGAGGATAGAAAAATACCGGAGGATATTGACTATTCTATTATAAAAAATTTAAGATTAGAAGCAAAACAAAAGCTTTCTCAAATAAAGCCGGATTCAATTGGACAAGCTTCAAGGATAACAGGAGTTTCACCAGCTGATATAACTGCATTGCTTATTTATCTTGAACAAATGAATAGGACTTCCAATTAA